The DNA window AGTCATACCCGCGGTACTCCAGTTTCTTGAGCCCGTTAACGACCACCGGGGCCGCCCGCCGGAACCCGATATATCCTACAATTCCGCACACGTCATATCACCACCGAGTTGTCTGCGACCACGCCTGATATCGTGGTGTTCCCCTCTTCAATCGAGACATTGTTCCCGATGATGCAGTTTTTGAGGATTGTGAATGGGGCCGAACTGACCCGGTCACCGAGGACCGCTCCGAAGGTGGCCTTCATGAACTGGTGCTCCAGTTCAAAGATGGCCTCATGGGACCAGGTGGTGGTGTGGTCGCGAAGCGTACAGGCTTCCCCGATCACTGCATCCAGGATCCGGGAATGTGAGCCAACCACCACATCATCCATGATCAGCGAGTTGCCGAGGTAGGTGAGTGGGTCGACTGTGACCCGGGAGCCGATCGAGGTGTTGGGCATAATACAGCAGTTCGGTCCGATATGGCAGTCGTTTCCGATCGAGACCGGCCCCTGAATGTAGGTGTTTGGTCCGATGGTGGTTCCCTTCCCTATATGGATCAGGCCGTAGAGTTTGGAGCTTCTGCTGATCGTTCCGGCCCTGGTTCCATCGATATTCTTCAGGAGCCGTGCGTTCATCTGGAGAAGATCCCAGGGATAGATCGCATCCTGCCAGTCGAACGCCTGGATCGCTTTGATCTGTTCGCCTGCATTCAGCATCGCCTGCAACGCATCTGGGATCTCATTTCCGACGATATACTTGAAGAACGACCGGTCCAGCGAATAGACGCCGGTGGAGACGATGAACCCGCGGGCGTCGGCTGGTTTCTCCCGGATCTCGCAGATATACCCGTCCTTGACCATCACCACTCCGAAGTTCGAGGGGGAGGGGTGGTCAGTGACCAGCACAGCGTTCTTCTCTTTGATCATCTGCTGGATCGATCGTGGATCGATGTAGTTATCACCGGAGAGGAGCAGGAAATCGCCCTCAAGGAAGGGTTCTGCATACCGCAGTGCATGGGCTGTGCCGAGCTGCTTCTCCTGCACCACCACCCTGACCTGAACGTCGAGCATGTTCAGGTACCTGATCACATGCTCCTTGCGATATCCGACCACGACGATGATATCCCGTATCCCGCTCATCTGGAGCGCTTTGATCACATACTCGATGATCGGGGTATTTGCAACCGGGGTTAGAGCCTTTGGGCGCGACCGGGTCAGCGGCCGCAGCCGGGTCCCCTCCCCTGCTGCCAGAATAACTGCCTGCATTACGTTTCACCTATGACTGGATGTTGGTCTTATCTTCGATCCACCCTTCGACAAATGAATGGGGGGCGATATTTGAGTCACTGCCGATGACGGTCCCGACGTTCACCGAGCAGTTGATCCCGAACTGTACATTGTCCCCGACGATCGCACCGAACTTCTTCCGACCGGTGCTCCTGCCGCAGACTTTGATGATCCCATGATCATGCCTGACATTGGCCAGTTTGGTTCCGGCCCCGAAGTTGCATCCGCTGCCAACAATACTATCGCCGAGGTAGTTGAAGTGTGGGATCTTGGTCTCTGGCATGATGATCGAGTTCTTCAGTTCACTGGAGTGGCCGATATGACATCGGTCGCCGACAGCGGTCCCGGGGCGGATGTACGCATGCGGCCCGATCTTGCAGTCCTTTCCGATCACACACGGCCCTTCGATGTACGTGCCAGCCTTGATGACGGTGCCAGCCCCGATGCTGACAGCGCCATGGATGGTGACCCCATCCTCGACCTCTCCCTCCTGCACTGGAGAGAGGACCGATAAGAGCCGGGTGTTGGCATCGAGCAGGTCCCAGGGGTAGCCCATGTCCAGCCAGACCTTCAGGGGGTGGGCGGCCAGCTGCCCTTCCCTGATCATCAGGTCGAGGGCGTCGGTAAGTTCATACTCCCCCCTGCTGGAGAGGCCGACTGCGTTGATAAGTGGATAGATCGTCTGATCGAAGAGGTAGACTCCGGCATTGATCAGGTCGCTCTTCGGATGCTGCGACTTCTCCTCAAGCCCGGTGATCAGCCCATTCTCACAGGTCACAACCCCAAAATCCTGGGGATGATCGGTCCTGTGGATCCCCATCACCGGGGCATCCATCTCACAGAGGGTGACGAGGTCTGAAGCACTGACGATCATATCCCCGTTCATCAGCAGGAACTTGCCTGAGGTCAGCCCTTCGGTGGCCTTTAACGCATCCGAGGTCCCGAGCTGCTGCCGCTGTGTCACATACCTGATCGAGACATTCCAAGCCTTTCCGTTCTTAAAGTAGTTCCTGATCTCCCGCTCACCATATCCGACCACAAAGACGAACTTTTTGATCCCGGCCTCTGCGGCAGCGACCATCAGATGTTCAAGGATCGGTCTGTTTGCAACAGGGAGCATCACCTTTGGCCGCTGACCAGTCAGCGGACGCATCCGTTTCCCTTCACCTGCTGCGAGTATCACACATTCCATATTCTCACTCCTTTGCTCTTCCCTTCTTCAGCAGGTCCTGCCCTCTGACGAGCATCGCCTTTGCTCTGGTCGGGGTCGTTCCCTCTGCTGTCAGCCTGACCTTCGGCTCGGTACCACTGGCCCTGATCAGGCACCATCCACCCTCTTCCTCGATTCGAAGCCCATCGGTCGGGTTCTCTGCGCCGAGTCTGGTCAGGATCCCCCGTGCATCATCGACCTGCACGGATTCGCGCAGGATCGGGTAGTTCGGCATCTCGTCGATCACCGTTGAGATCTTCCACTCACTGGCGATCTCACAGAGGAGGGCCGCCGCATACGGACCATCCGGGCAGAGCGATATGTCGGGGAAGACCCAGGCGCCGGAGGGTTCTCCGCCAAACTCGCCCCACCTGAGCAATTCCTCGGAGACGAAACTGTCCCCGACCGGGGTCCTCCGCACCTCTGCGATCTCTTCGATCGCCATCGAGGCGTCTGAGGTGGTGACCACATGGGCGGCGCCCAGGTATTTGGTCAGCAGCATCAGCATGTGGTCGCCGCCGATATACCGCCCCTTATCATCGAAGGCCATCATCCGGTCTGCATCACCGTCGTGCATCACCGCACAGGTCGCGCCGCGTTTTCGGATCAGGTCGGGGAGGTAGGGAAACGACTCTTTAAGTGGTTCTGATGGACGGGCAAACCTTCCCCGCGGATTGCAGTTCAGACAGATCGTCTTCACCCCTGCTCTTTTGAGCAGATCGGGGGTGACGGTGCATCCCGCCCCGTTCCCACAATCCACGATGGCGGTGATCTCCTTCTTTGGGGTGATCTGATCGAGGATCGCTTCAGTGTGAACGGCGATAGCATCCACCTGCCGCAACCGTCCCTGTTTGTTCCATGCTGCCCACCGGTCCTCTCCTTTCAGCATTTCCTCGATCTCCTGCTGCTGGGCCAGGGTATACGAGGAACCGTCCGGGTTGAAGAGTTTGAGTCCATTGTAGGCTTCGGGGTTGTGCGAGGCCGTGATCATACACCCTGCACCCTGTGTGCGTGCACCATACGCGATCGTCGGGGTCGGCGCCACCCCGCAGACATCCACCGATGCCCCGGCAGAGATGAGCCCTGCAATCACACCATCTGCAAGGAGCCTGCTGGTGGTGCGGGTATCCGTCCCGACCAGCACGGTCTGTCGGTCCTGCGCCATGGCAGCACCGACCCTTGGCGCGAGGTCGACCAGTGTCTGGTCGAATTTGCGCCGTATTCCTGAAGACCCGAAAAGCATGATAGAATAGTTATCGGTCTGGGAATATCAGGTTTGTTCACCGGCCATAGGGGCACCAGTGCGGAAACTTCTGCATCGTTGCGACGCCGGCTGTGGAGGGCGTCAGCAGCAGGATCTCTTTCTTCCCCCGGTACTGGTCGATCAGTGCCATACCCAGTTCACTGATCATCCCGTCGCCCGAGACCAGCAGCAGATCTGCGGCTTCGGGTGTGTCGACGACCCTGCTTCCAAGCGCCGTCGGGATCTCTCTGAGATCTCCGATGCAGTAGACCATCTTTTCAGTCAGTTCCTGGGTCAGGGCCGCCAGACAGAGGGGGTGATTGCTCTTCTCGCACCCCTTCAGCCGGCGCGAGAGGCAGAGAAAGCCGGCCACCGCATTGATCACCGAACAGGCTGCCGCCCGCTCATTCTCATTGGGGAGTGGGGCCCCTACCATATCCGAGACCTTCGGGGCGGCCCGGATCGGTGAATTCGTGACAAACTGGGCAGTTCTCCCTCCGAAGGCTCCCTCCATGCAGGCCCCGCGTTCATACGGGCAGTGCTCTGCATCCGGGTTCACATCGATGACGACGATACCATCCTCGCATCCGCTCCGGTCGAGCTTCTCTCCGAGGAGTGCTGCTGATTCTGCGATAAGATTCATGATCCTTCTCCGTGATAATTCTTGAGCAGGACGACCCTCGCCGGTGCCCCATCGAGTCCTTTGAGGGGGAGCGGAAGGGCGGTGAGCCAGTACTCTCCCCCGGCAACTCTGGATAGGTCCAGCAGTTCGATGATCGCGATCCCCTCCCCGAGGAGCTTCCGGTGAACGCTTCCATCGCCGGTGAACGGCTCTACTGAGGGGGTATCGACCCCGACGCAGATCACCTTCTCCCTGCAGAGGAGGGCTGCGGCCTCGCGGCTGAGCGCAGGATAGTGCTGGTCAAAGGTGGTTTTCTCTGAGAACCAGGTTCTGATCAGCACCCGGGTGGCCCCGCAGAGCCTCTTTGACAGGTCGGCAGCGGTGATCTCATCTCCTGCAACCTGCAGGTCGATCACCCTGCACCGTCCGATCAGGTGGGTGAGCGGGATCTGGTCGACGCCAGCGCCGTCTTTATAATAATGGTGCGGAGCATCGATATGGGTGCCGCTGTGGGAACAGAGCGAGAGGGAGGTGATCGTCGCCCCTGCCTCGTCGATGCTGGTGAACCTGACCGCCGGGTCTCCGGGAAAGACCATCATATCAGGCGAGAGCGATCTGGTCAGGTCGATGATCGCCTGTTCACCAGCCATGCTCACCGATCAGCGGTACAAACCTGACCGCCCCTTCTGGATATTCCTCATACCGGTCGCCCTCCCTTCGGATCAGCACGAGCTCCTGCAGGTCCTGTCCCCCGACCGGGGCGACGAGCCGGCCGTGATCGGCCAGCTGCTCCAAAAGTGGGGGCGGGACTGATGGCGTGCCGGCGGTGGCGAGGATTGCATCGTACGGAGCCCCAGGGGAATAGCCGTCGGTGCCGTCCTTTACAAGCACCTCTACATTGGTGAGCCCTATCTGTCGCAGGTGTTCCTCTGCACGGGCAGCAACAACAGGGATTCGTTCGATCGAGATCACCGTTTCCGCCAGCAGCCCGAGGATGGCGGCCTGATACCCACTCCCGGTGCCGATTTCAAGCACCCGGTCGGTGGGTTTCAGTTCAAGCAGGGCTGTCATCAGGGCGACGATGTACGGCTGTGAGATCGTCTGCCCCTCCCCGATCGGAAGGGGTGTATCCAGATAGGCCTGGTGCCGCCACTCCTCAGGGACGAAGATGTGGCGGGGGACCGTTCTCAGGACCGTTAACAATCGGGAATCGGTGATCCCGCGGGCTGCGATCTGGGTGCTTACCATCTCCTGACGTTCCCGGTGTTGCTCTGCTGTCTCATCCATTCCCGTTCTCCCTGTGACTATGATCTCTAAAGAGCGGATTCCAGATAAATGGATTGCGGTCTTCCTGAACAGCTCACACCTGGGTGGGTCGGGAGATGGACCTATGATACCTGGCATCATTGCTTTCATCTTTTTGGGGCAGGGCCCTTTTCAGATGTCTGAGCCTGCATCGATGCATCATCACGATGATAATATGGTCTGAACCACAGTTCAGAATTCATTCCGACACGGGATGACCGGGAAGAAGGGTGTGGATGTCAGCGGGAGACGATGCATCATAGCAGAGCTCAGAAAGAGATATATACTGTCTCGCTCTATGGGGGGTACGTCCTGAGATTTGTATATGACTTGTTATATACAAGTATAACTATCCAAAAAGATTGTATCCAGGATGGGAGTTGAAAAGAACATGACTGATAATTTAAAAGTAAAAGCCAAAAAAGCCTTAGATGACGTCAATGAGGCTGCACATGCCGCAATTGATGATACAAAGGTCGCTGTCCATAACGCAGGAAAAGATGCTGGGGTGGAAGCATCGCCGGCATCAGATGATGTAAAGACCGGTGCTCACAAGGCTGTTTCCGACGTTAAAATCAGGGCACATCAGGTCGCATCAGAACTGAAGAAGAAGTAGGGGAGACGTAAAAGATGGCAGGTCTGATCGGTCTTGCCGTATTTTTCCTTGTACTGGCCCTGGTCTTTTTTATTCTGGGTGCACGGGGAATAGCCGGCTTCTCCATGGAGATTGCGAAATGGCTCGTCATCATCTTCGTTGTCGTGGCCATCGTTACATTCCTCCTGTAGCGAGATCTTAAAAACAAAAACAGAGTCGGGTTCGGTGATGCAGTGCAGGAAAGGTGTTGCATCTCCAAATCGATTTTTTTTGATTTGATCTCTTTCTTCTTCTCCTCGAATGGCTGTGAGCAGGGGAGACCGGGATTGAACGATGTGGTTGCCAGAAAAGGATGCTGAACTGGAACACCGATCTGGTAAGGATTAAATACCTTGATGCTATACTGGGATACGTCCTGAAATTTGTATATACTCTACTCTATACAAATACAATTATCCAAAACGATCAAATCCAGGATGGGAGTTGGAAAGAACATGACTGATAATTTAAAAGTAAAAGTTAAAAATGCCTTAGATGACGCCAATGAGGCTGCACATGCTGTAATTGATGATGTAAAGGTTGTCGTTCATAATGCTGGAAAAGATGCAGGGGTGATTGAACCACAGATATCAGATGATGTAAAGACAGGTGTCCACAAGACAGTTTCAGATGCGAAAATCGCGGCACACCAGGCCGCATCGGAACTGAAGAAGAAGTAGGGGAGACAAAAAGATGGCTGATCTGATCGGTCTTGCCATATTTTTCCTTGTACTGGCCCTGGTCTTTTTTATTCTGGGTGCACGGGGAATAGCCGGCTTCTCCATGGAGATCGCGAAATGGCTCGTCATCATCTTCGTTGTCGTGGCCATCGTTACGTTTCTTCTTTAGAGGAATCTATGAAGACAGATTAACCAGATTCCGGCGATACAATGAAGGAAATGTGTTTCATCTCCTGGCACCTCTTTTTTCTTTCATTCGATCTTCTTCTTAAAATGATTTGAATGGGATAGATCAAAACAGGGGACTTTTTTTTGGATGATGAACTGTTGGGTTCTCTCCAATCTGATACTTTCACCCCGCTTCCCTCTGGTCATATCTGTATCAGACGCATCATCTCTCTGTATGGAACGGACAACATTCACTCTGCTTGCAGAACGGGCCGCAGCGTACCCGCTTGTCTGGCGCAGATCGCAGATCAGCAGGCTGACGTACCTGCAGAGCAGTCAGTCTTCGCAGCAGGACAAACCTCGGGCATCGACCTTCTGACTCATACCGGTAACAGGGTGGGGGCATTGTTCTGCAGCCATCGGTACGTACCTTCACGGTCGTACTGGTGAGTGATGATATAGTTGTGGACACTGCCGTAGTGGTTGTACCTGTCGACGCTGGCGTTGTAGTCGGCCTCCTGCTGCTGGTACCGGACGAGGTCCTGATTATACTGATCGGCCAGATCCTGCCGGGCCTTACCCGCCGTCATCGTAGCGATTGCAGCGTATTGCTGATTGAGGATCTGCCCTGCTGAAGCGAGGGCAATCTTCTGATCGTTCAGGGTGGGTGCCAGGGCCTGTGCCTGCTGATCTGCGCTGTCGCGTGCGGATGCGATCGCACTGGTCTTGTCGATCTGAGTGAACCCCTCGGTGCCGTTTCCTACCCTGACGATCAGCGGAGCCGACCGGAGCACTACCCCGCCTTCGAGCGTCTCCGGTGGGACTCCAACATAACTCAGATTGGTCGCCTCGATGAAGGCGTACCCGCTCTTCTGGTATCCCTCTCCTGAGCAGTTGACGCCGATCGCCATATGCTCTTCTGCAGGGAAGACCAGCAGTGAGACATTATAATTCTCTGCTGAAAGAAGGGCGGCCAGCAGCAGACTCTTATCATCGCAGTCCCCTGCCTGATCCTGATAGGTCTGGATCGGGAACTTCGCCCCTGCTCCATCCACACTTTTATACGGGATCTGCTGGACGAACGCGGTGATCAACTCCAGGTAGGCATCGGAGTCGAGATGATGCCGCTCTTTGGCATCCCGGAACCCGGCCAGCAACTGCTGATAGAAGGTTGTCTGTGCGGGATCGTTGATCTCTGCAAGGTACGATCCGCCGATCCATTCCTGGTCTGGCATCTCCTTGTAGAGGAGCACGGTCTTGTTTGCATGGACGGCCCCGGCATAGGCCGGCCCGTCGACCTGTATCGAGGAGGAGAAGGTCGTCTCCTGGAACTTGAATGTGTACTCTGGTGGCTGGGGTGTGGTAGCCCCTGGATCGGGGACGATATGCGGGTATACCACGCCTCCAGCAGGGGTGAGCACCCCACCAATACAGCCTGCAGCAATGAGGCAGAGGGTTATGAGCAGCAGAAATCCGGCGAGGTGCCTGGGAGTCATCCCGGGTTCAGCCTCTCCTCAGTATCATCTGCAGCGAAGCCAGCGAATCGATCAGAAGATCGGGGGTGACCCCTGATCCCCGGATCGCCTCCTCGCTGTACTTTCCGGTCCTGACCTGGATCCCTTTCAGCCCGGCTTGCTGAGCTCCCCCGATGTCGGTGGTGATGTCATCACCGATCATCGCCGCCCGCTCCGGGCTGACTCCGATACTCTGCAGGGCCCGGTGGAAATACTGGAGAGATGGTTTGCCCAGCACCGTTGCGGTGACCCCCGTGGCGTACTCGATCGCTGCGACGAACGGGCCGGCCGATAGACGGAGTCCGTCACCGCCCATCCAGTACCGGTCTTTCTCCAGGGCGAGGAGCCTGGCCCCGTCCTGCACGCACCGGAACGCATCGGTCAGCAGTGCGGTTGTCCAGCGGTCCCCGGCGTCCCCGATCACCACATAGTCCACCCCGCCGGAGGATGGGATCTCAATTGCAGAACTGACAAAGTCCTGATGCACATCTCCTGTGGTGAAGAGCCGGCACCGGCCACCACCCTCTTCCTCGATCAGGGCGACAGCTGCCACAGGCGGGGTAAAGATCGAGGAGCGATCGACGGTGATCCCCATCGACTGCAGTTTTGCCAGGATCGAGCCTCGGGAACGCTGGGTACTGTTGGAGAGAAAGACCACCCGATAGCCGAGCTGGTCGAGCAGGGTCAGGGTCTCTGCCCCTCCTGGGATTGGAGTTGTCCCAGTATAGATGACCCCATCCAGGTCGATCAGAAAGGCGTCGATCCCGTCGAGATCGATCGCCTCGTGTGAAACCATGCGAGAAGTGTGCTGCATAAGAGATTGCTCTGATTCTCACGTTGCA is part of the Methanosphaerula palustris E1-9c genome and encodes:
- the glmU gene encoding bifunctional sugar-1-phosphate nucleotidylyltransferase/acetyltransferase; translation: MQAVILAAGEGTRLRPLTRSRPKALTPVANTPIIEYVIKALQMSGIRDIIVVVGYRKEHVIRYLNMLDVQVRVVVQEKQLGTAHALRYAEPFLEGDFLLLSGDNYIDPRSIQQMIKEKNAVLVTDHPSPSNFGVVMVKDGYICEIREKPADARGFIVSTGVYSLDRSFFKYIVGNEIPDALQAMLNAGEQIKAIQAFDWQDAIYPWDLLQMNARLLKNIDGTRAGTISRSSKLYGLIHIGKGTTIGPNTYIQGPVSIGNDCHIGPNCCIMPNTSIGSRVTVDPLTYLGNSLIMDDVVVGSHSRILDAVIGEACTLRDHTTTWSHEAIFELEHQFMKATFGAVLGDRVSSAPFTILKNCIIGNNVSIEEGNTTISGVVADNSVVI
- the glmU gene encoding bifunctional sugar-1-phosphate nucleotidylyltransferase/acetyltransferase, which translates into the protein MECVILAAGEGKRMRPLTGQRPKVMLPVANRPILEHLMVAAAEAGIKKFVFVVGYGEREIRNYFKNGKAWNVSIRYVTQRQQLGTSDALKATEGLTSGKFLLMNGDMIVSASDLVTLCEMDAPVMGIHRTDHPQDFGVVTCENGLITGLEEKSQHPKSDLINAGVYLFDQTIYPLINAVGLSSRGEYELTDALDLMIREGQLAAHPLKVWLDMGYPWDLLDANTRLLSVLSPVQEGEVEDGVTIHGAVSIGAGTVIKAGTYIEGPCVIGKDCKIGPHAYIRPGTAVGDRCHIGHSSELKNSIIMPETKIPHFNYLGDSIVGSGCNFGAGTKLANVRHDHGIIKVCGRSTGRKKFGAIVGDNVQFGINCSVNVGTVIGSDSNIAPHSFVEGWIEDKTNIQS
- a CDS encoding phosphopentomutase/phosphoglucosamine mutase, whose product is MLFGSSGIRRKFDQTLVDLAPRVGAAMAQDRQTVLVGTDTRTTSRLLADGVIAGLISAGASVDVCGVAPTPTIAYGARTQGAGCMITASHNPEAYNGLKLFNPDGSSYTLAQQQEIEEMLKGEDRWAAWNKQGRLRQVDAIAVHTEAILDQITPKKEITAIVDCGNGAGCTVTPDLLKRAGVKTICLNCNPRGRFARPSEPLKESFPYLPDLIRKRGATCAVMHDGDADRMMAFDDKGRYIGGDHMLMLLTKYLGAAHVVTTSDASMAIEEIAEVRRTPVGDSFVSEELLRWGEFGGEPSGAWVFPDISLCPDGPYAAALLCEIASEWKISTVIDEMPNYPILRESVQVDDARGILTRLGAENPTDGLRIEEEGGWCLIRASGTEPKVRLTAEGTTPTRAKAMLVRGQDLLKKGRAKE
- a CDS encoding cyclase family protein — encoded protein: MAGEQAIIDLTRSLSPDMMVFPGDPAVRFTSIDEAGATITSLSLCSHSGTHIDAPHHYYKDGAGVDQIPLTHLIGRCRVIDLQVAGDEITAADLSKRLCGATRVLIRTWFSEKTTFDQHYPALSREAAALLCREKVICVGVDTPSVEPFTGDGSVHRKLLGEGIAIIELLDLSRVAGGEYWLTALPLPLKGLDGAPARVVLLKNYHGEGS
- a CDS encoding protein-L-isoaspartate(D-aspartate) O-methyltransferase; its protein translation is MDETAEQHRERQEMVSTQIAARGITDSRLLTVLRTVPRHIFVPEEWRHQAYLDTPLPIGEGQTISQPYIVALMTALLELKPTDRVLEIGTGSGYQAAILGLLAETVISIERIPVVAARAEEHLRQIGLTNVEVLVKDGTDGYSPGAPYDAILATAGTPSVPPPLLEQLADHGRLVAPVGGQDLQELVLIRREGDRYEEYPEGAVRFVPLIGEHGW
- a CDS encoding DUF1328 family protein; amino-acid sequence: MAGLIGLAVFFLVLALVFFILGARGIAGFSMEIAKWLVIIFVVVAIVTFLL
- a CDS encoding DUF1328 family protein; translated protein: MADLIGLAIFFLVLALVFFILGARGIAGFSMEIAKWLVIIFVVVAIVTFLL
- a CDS encoding TIGR01458 family HAD-type hydrolase translates to MVSHEAIDLDGIDAFLIDLDGVIYTGTTPIPGGAETLTLLDQLGYRVVFLSNSTQRSRGSILAKLQSMGITVDRSSIFTPPVAAVALIEEEGGGRCRLFTTGDVHQDFVSSAIEIPSSGGVDYVVIGDAGDRWTTALLTDAFRCVQDGARLLALEKDRYWMGGDGLRLSAGPFVAAIEYATGVTATVLGKPSLQYFHRALQSIGVSPERAAMIGDDITTDIGGAQQAGLKGIQVRTGKYSEEAIRGSGVTPDLLIDSLASLQMILRRG